The following are encoded together in the Zingiber officinale cultivar Zhangliang chromosome 8A, Zo_v1.1, whole genome shotgun sequence genome:
- the LOC122009135 gene encoding mitochondrial pyruvate carrier 1-like isoform X2, translating to MAAFRSFWNSPMGPKTTHFWGPVANWGFVISGLADTQKPPELISGNMTSVMCIYSVLCMRFAWMIRPRNYLLLVCHASNESVQLFQLSRWAKAHGYPALRTN from the exons ATGGCAGCTTTCAGATCATTTTGGAATAGCCCTATGGGTCCAAAAACAACTCACTTCTGGGGACCAGTTGCAAATTGGGGCTTCGTTATCTCT GGTTTAGCAGATACACAGAAACCCCCAGAGTTGATATCTGGGAATATGACTTCAG TTATGTGCATCTACTCTGTACTTTGCATGAGATTTGCATGGATGATACGACCTCGTAACTACCTGCTTCTCGTCTGTCATGCCTCTAATGAATCAGTTCAGCTCTTTCAGTTATCCAGATGGGCGAAAGCACATGG GTATCCAGCTCTTCGAACTAACTAA
- the LOC122009135 gene encoding mitochondrial pyruvate carrier 1-like isoform X3, translating into MAAFRSFWNSPMGPKTTHFWGPVANWGFVISGLADTQKPPELISGNMTSVMCIYSVLCMRFAWMIRPRNYLLLVCHASNESVQLFQLSRWAKAHG; encoded by the exons ATGGCAGCTTTCAGATCATTTTGGAATAGCCCTATGGGTCCAAAAACAACTCACTTCTGGGGACCAGTTGCAAATTGGGGCTTCGTTATCTCT GGTTTAGCAGATACACAGAAACCCCCAGAGTTGATATCTGGGAATATGACTTCAG TTATGTGCATCTACTCTGTACTTTGCATGAGATTTGCATGGATGATACGACCTCGTAACTACCTGCTTCTCGTCTGTCATGCCTCTAATGAATCAGTTCAGCTCTTTCAGTTATCCAGATGGGCGAAAGCACATGGGTAA